From the genome of Colletotrichum destructivum chromosome 10, complete sequence, one region includes:
- a CDS encoding Putative small ribosomal subunit protein uS4: MAPLTYSKTSKVPRRPFEAARLDSELKLVGEYGLRNKREVWRVQLTLSKIRRAARQLLTLDEKDPKRLFEGNALIRRLVRVGVLDESRMKLDYVLALKVEDFLERRLQTCVYKLGLAKSIHHARVLIRQRHIRVGKQIVNVPSFIVRLDSQKHIDFALTSPFGGGRPGRVRRKKAKAAEKADGGDDEEDEE, translated from the exons ATGGCGCC TCTCACCTACTCCAAGACCTCCAAGGTCCCCCGTCGCCccttcgaggccgcccgTCT TGACTCCGAGTTGAAGCTCGTTGGCGAGTACGGTCTCCGCAACAAGCGTGAGGTCTGGCGTGTCCAGCTTACCCTCTCCAAGATCCGTCGTGCTGCCCG TCAGCTCTTGACCCTTGATGAGAAGGACCCCAAGCGTCTCTTCGAGGGCAATGCCCTCATTCGCCGTCTCGTGCGCGTCGGTGTCCTCGACGAGTCCCGCATGAAGCTCGATTACGTCCTTGCCCTCAAGGTCGAGGATTTCCTTGAGCGCCGCCTCCAGACCTGCGTCTACAAGCTCGGCCTTGCCAAGTCCATCCACCACGCCCGTGTCCTCATCCGCCAGAGACACATCCGTGTCGGCAAGCAGATCGTCAACGTCCCCTCGTTCATCGTCCGTCTCGACTCCCAGAAGCACATCGACTTCGCCCTTACCTCGCCCTTCGGTGGTGGCCGCCCTGGCCGTGTCCGCAgaaagaaggccaaggctgCTGAgaaggccgacggcggtgatgacgaggaggatgagg
- a CDS encoding Putative large ribosomal subunit protein eL21, which produces MGHPAGLRAGTRYAFSRNFREKGMIKLSTYLREYRVGDIVDIKANGAVQKGMPHKVYHGKTGVIYNVTKSAVGIIIYKKVKHRYLEKRINIRIEHISPSRSRDDFLRRVKENAALKKKAQAEGKPLQLKRLPLMPREARTVDFKENKPETVTPLPYETTI; this is translated from the exons ATGGGTCACCCAGCGGGTCTTCGCGCGGGAACGCGC TATGCGTTCAGCAGAAACTTCCGTGAGAAGGGTATGATCAAGCTCTCCACGTACCTCCGCGAGTACCGGGTTGGCGACATTGTCGACATCAAGGCCAACGGTGCCGTCCAGAAGGG TATGCCTCACAAGGTCTACCACGGCAAGACCGGTGTCATCTACAACGTCACCAAGTCTGCCGTCGGTATCATCATCTACAAGAAGGTGAAGCACCGCTACCTCGAGAAGCGCATCAACATCCGCATCGAGCACATTTCGCCCTCCCGTTCGAGAGATGACTTCCTTCGCCGCGTCAAGGAGAACGCCGccctcaagaagaaggcccaggccgagggcaagCCCCTTCAGCTCAAGCGTCTCCCCCTCATGCCCCGCGAGGCCCGCACCGTCGACTTCAAGGAGAACAAGCCTGAGACTGTCACTCCCCTCCCTTACGAGACGACGATTTAG
- a CDS encoding Putative I/LWEQ domain, ANTH domain, ENTH domain, Sla2 family, I/LWEQ domain superfamily protein has protein sequence MAAVPDTRHTKTDQELAINIKKATNPDETAPKRKHVRSCIVYTWDHRSSQAFWAGMKVQPILADEVQTFKALITVHKVLQEGHPNTLREAMAQRGWIDSLNRGMGGEGVRGYSPLIREYVYYLLAKLSFHQQHPEFNGTFEYEEYLSLKAINDPNEGYETITDLMTLQDKIEQFQKLIFSHFRHVGNNECRISSLVPLVQESYGIYKFITSMLRAMHSTTGDGEALSPLRERYDAQHYRLVKFYYECSNLRYLTSLITIPKLPQDPPNLLAEDDEAPALPARPKQEIERRPTPPPEPKSQEPDDISEFWKNELERQNREYEEQQRVLEEQQRNQMMMKQQAQEQAQREFEEQQRRLAEQQRLEQEALMQQQMQYQTQGRLAELEQENFNARAQYERDQLMLQQYDQRVKALEGELSQIQGHFGQQITSKDDQIRALQEQVNTWRTKYEALAKLYSQLRHEHLDLLQKFKSVQLKAASAQEAIERREKLEREIKTKNLELADMIRERDRALHDKDRLSGANRDEVEKLKRELRMALDRADNVERSKGNELSTMLSKYNREMADLEEALRLKSRALEDAQSKLRDGSSDLEQLLRDKEEELEVYKAGMDQTLIELNELKLNQGDTDTVIDGQIDALIMANLDKINDVIDSVLQSGVQRVDDALYELDSTMQAGNQNASPSYVLSQIEKASSSAMEFATAFNNFIADGPNATHAELIKAINVFAGAIADVCSNAKGITRLATDEKKSDALMNGTRQSAASTVKFFRGLQSFRLEGMDPIQKTDVVINSNNDVQMNLQKLNKLVETFAPNTGKLAGKGDLGDIVDQELSKAADAIAAAAARLAKLKNKPRDGYSTYELKVHDGILDAAMAITNAIAQLIKAATVTQQEIVQAGRGSSSRTAFYKKNNRWTEGLISAAKAVASSTNTLIETADGVLSNRNSPEQLIVASNNVAASTAQLVAASRVKAGFMSKSQENLEQASKAVGAACRALVRQVQNMIKDRNSEDETVDYSKLGAHEFKVREMEQQVEILQLENALSSARHRLGEMRKISYQEE, from the exons ATGGCCGCCGTGCCCGATACCAGGCACACCAA GACCGACCAGGAGTTGGCGATCAACATCAAGAAGGCTACGAACCCCGacgagacggcgccgaagcgAAAACATGTTCGCAGTTGTATCGTTTACACCTGGGACCACCGATCCTCCCAGGCCTTCTGGGCCGGGATGAAGGT CCAGCCCATTCTCGCCGATGAGGTGCAGACGTTCAAAGCCCTTATTACCGTCCACAAAGTCCTCCAGGAAGGACATCCGAACACGCTGAGGGAGGCCATGGCACAAAGGGGCTGGATCGACAGCTTGAACCGCGGCATGGGCGGAGAGGGAGTTCGAGGATACAGCCCCCTGATCCGAGAATACGTCTACTACCTCCTGGCGAAGCTCTCCTTTCACCAGCAACATCCCGAGTTCAATGGCACATTCGAATACGAGGAGTACCTGAGCTTGAAGGCCATCAACGATCCCAACGAGGGCTACGAGACGATCACCGATTTGATGACACTGCAAGATAAGATCGAGCAGTTCCAGAAGTTGATCTTCTCACACTTCCGTCACGTTGGCAACAACGAGTGTCGGATTTCTTCCTTGGTGCCTCTGGTGCAAGAGAGTTACGGTATTTATAAGTTCATCACCAGCATGTTGCGCGCCATGCACTCAA CAACCGGTGATGGCGAGGCGCTCTCGCCCCTGCGTGAGAGATACGACGCGCAGCACTACCGTCTTGTCAAATTCTACTATGAGTGTTCGAACCTGCGCTATTTGACCAGCTTGATCACGATCCCAAAGCTGCCGCAAGATCCTCCCAATCTCTTggcggaagacgacgaagcgCCTGCGCTGCCGGCCCGGCCTAAGCAGGAAATTGAGAGACGTCCGACCCCACCTCCTGAGCCAAAATCCCAGGAGCCCGACGACATCTCCGAGTTCTGGAAGAATGAGCTGGAGCGTCAGAATCGGGAGTATGAAGAGCAACAGAGGGTGCttgaggagcagcagcggaaccagatgatgatgaagcaGCAGGCGCAGGAGCAGGCGCAAAGGGAGTttgaggagcagcagcgaaGACTGGCGGAGCAGCAGCGACTTGAACAGGAGGCCTTGATGCAACAGCAGATGCAATACCAGACTCAAGGCCGACTTGCGGAACTGGAGCAAGAGAACTTCAACGCGAGAGCTCAGTACGAGCGGGATCAGCTTATGCTCCAACAATACGACCAGAGAGTGAAAGCGTTGGAGGGGGAGCTATCCCAGATTCAGGGACACTTTGGCCAACAAATCACGAGCAAAGACGACCAGATCAGAGCGCTCCAGGAACAGGTCAACACGTGGCGCACGAAGTACGAGGCCCTCGCGAAACTTTACTCTCAGCTCCGCCATGAGCACCTGGATTTACTGCAGAAGTTCAAGTCTGTACAGCTTAAGGCTGCCTCTGCCCAGGAAGCCATCGAGCGTCGTGAGAAATTGGAGCGCGAAATCAAGACGAAAAACCTCGAGCTTGCGGACATGATTAGAGAAAGAGACCGCGCACTTCACGACAAGGATCGTCTCTCAGGGGCAAACAGAGACGAGGTTGAGAAGCTCAAGCGGGAGCTGCGCATGGCTCTGGACCGTGCTGATAACGTTGAGAGGAGCAAAGGCAACGAGCTCTCGACGATGCTGTCCAAGTACAACCGTGAGatggccgacctcgaggaggctCTGCGGCTCAAGTCTCGAGCTCTGGAGGATGCGCAGTCGAAACTCAGGGACGGCAGCTCAGATCTGGAGCAGCTTCTCCGCGACAAAGAAGAGGAGTTAGAGGTCTACAAGGCCGGCATGGACCAGACTCTAATTGAGCTCAACGAGCTTAAGCTGAACCAGGGTGACACTGATACCGTTATCGACGGACAAATTGACGCCTTGATCATGGCCAACTTGGACAAGATCAACGACGTCATCGACTCAGTACTGCAATCAGGTGTGCAGAGAGTGGATGACGCCCTCTACGAGCTGGACTCTACGATGCAGGCAGGAAATCAGAACGCCTCGCCATCATACGTCCTATCTCAGATTGAGAAGGCCTCATCCAGCGCAATGGAGTTTGCTACCGCTTTCAACAATTTCATTGCTGACGGGCCCAACGCCACGCATGCCGAGCTgatcaaggccatcaacGTTTTTGCGGGCGCCATTGCCGATGTCTGCAGCAACGCAAAGGGTATCACTCGCCTGGCAacggacgagaagaagagtGATGCCTTAATGAATGGCACCCGGCAGTCCGCCGCGTCTACCGTCAAGTTCTTCCGCGGTCTTCAGAGCTTCCGCCTGGAGGGCATGGACCCGATCCAGAAGaccgacgtcgtcatcaacagcaacaacgacGTGCAGATGAATCTGCAGAAGCTCAACAAGCTCGTCGAGACGTTCGCGCCGAACACAGGCAAGCTCGCAGGCAAGGGTGACCTGGGCGATATTGTCGACCAGGAGCTCAGCAAGGCTGCCGATGCTAttgctgctgcggctgctcgTCTGGCCAAGCTCAAGAACAAGCCGCGTGACGGCTATTCGACTTACGAGCTCAAGGTGCACGATGGTATCCTGGATgcggccatggccatcaccAACGCTATCGCACAGCTAATCAAGGCTGCCACGGTGACACAACAGGAGATCGTGCAGGCAGGCCGcgggtcgtcttcgagaaCCGCCTTCtacaagaagaacaacagGTGGACCGAGGGTCTCATCTCCGCTGCCAAGGCCGTCGCTTCCTCGACCAACACCCTGATCGAGACCGCAGACGGCGTCTTGTCGAACCGCAATAGTCCCGAGCAGCTCATTGTGGCCTCGAACAACGTCGCCGCATCGACTGcccagctcgtcgccgccagcagAGTTAAGGCGGGCTTTATGTCCAAGAGCCAGGAGAATCTCGAGCAGGCCAGCAAGGCTGTCGGTGCCGCCTGTAGGGCGCTCGTACGCCAGGTGCAGAACATGATCAAGGACCGCAACTCGGAAGACGAGACGGTCGATTACTCCAAGCTCGGAGCCCACGAGTTCAAGGTCCGGGAAATGGAGCAACAG GTCGAGATCCTGCAGCTGGAGAACGCCCTTTCGTCCGCAAGACACAGACTCGGAGAGATGCGCAAGATCTCATACCAGGAGGAATAG
- a CDS encoding Putative High mobility group box domain-containing protein: MALNFNPGQIIVRNIDRTQVDPNVLRAVTEILDLHLNTFESTVAVSAWDYMAFGEEGRLFMALQMGRILRKPVMWVKDGIHTNVDRWVLGPCDRFIAGIHMIVSVDGIAVVVRRPPPQLLEEAPGALVPCVNAPERTPKITRPPNAFILYRSDFQAQLKQMNPHIQNHDISKRLGAAWNSESHEVRERYRALAKAYKERHNKMHPDYRYTPRKPSEKRRRKPQKRVTPVHPASRPGLETVS; encoded by the exons ATGGCGTTGAATTTCAACCCCGGTCAAATCATTGTTCGCAACATCGACCGTACGCAAGTCGACCCCAACGTTCTTCGCGCTGTGACAGAGATCCTGGACCTCCACCTAAATACCTTTGAgtccaccgtcgccgtctccgctTGGGATTACATGGCCttcggcgaagaaggccggctGTTCATGGCATTACAGATGGG ACGCATTCTCCGCAAGCCTGTCATGTGGGTGAAGGATGGCATACACACCAACGTAGACAGATGGGTTCTTGGTCCCTGCGACAGATTCATCGCCGGCATTCACATGATCGTTTCCGTCGACGGTATCGCTGTCGTTGTGCGGCGGCCTCCACCTCAGCTCCTTGAGGAGGCACCTGGCGCTTTGGTCCCCTGCGTTAACGCTCCCGAAAGGACACCGAAGATAACTCGCCCGCCCAACGCTTTCATTCTCTACCGAAGCGATTTTCAAGCCCAACTCAAGCAGATGAACCCGCACATCCAAAACCATGACATAT CCAAAAGGCTAGGCGCCGCCTGGAATTCCGAGTCACACGAAGTTCGAGAGAGATATAGAGCGCTCGCAAAAGCCTACAAAGAGCGCCACAACAAGATGCACCCGGACTATCGGTATACTCCACGCAAGCCTTCCGAAAAGCGTCGTCGGAAACCGCAGAAGCGCGTCACTCCAGTCCACCCAGCTAGTCGCCCAGGCCTTGAAACCGTATCATAA
- a CDS encoding Putative AP endonuclease 1, endonuclease/exonuclease/phosphatase, Zinc finger, GRF-type, with protein MSTRNPFGYQPWSTQRTFQTMFEILEADIVIMQETKIQRKDLGDDMVLVPGWDVFFSLPKYKKGYSGVAIYTRTATCCPIRAEEGITGILTPPNSSTSFRDLPEAQQIGGYPRPGQLPGEVDEATLDSEGRCVILEFPAFVLIGTYSPATRDSSRDSFRLGYLNALDARVRNLVAAGKQVILTGDLNVTRNEIDTCNVREALRKEGMSVEEWMESPSRRLFNHLVFDGQVAGHRDEGRETPVLYDLTRVFHPTRQDMFTCWDTKRNMRPANNGSRIDYILCSAGIKDWFTDSNIQEGLMGSDHCPVYAILGDTVKANDKDASVLDLLNPNGMFWDGKRLREWSAKDLLPLSAKLIPEFDRRRNIRDMFMKKPVAKPSPSQTSSAIKSQSIMSNEPPTLQEQDEPEPSQQDTPEPSASQASVQSNPGIPSLVLMNAKPASSQPNSPVKRPLETAAPTRRLAKKTKTNEADSSKQSTLTGFFKPKQPSSKPTPAKPDATEAIQSSPMNNKSGVVAAASNALAPPAPSPSPSASTSSSAAATVSALDALERVFDPIEAKESWSKFNLGKRVVPRCEHGEPCIILQTKKPGVNCGRSFYICARPLGRSGEKEKGTEWRCGTFIWSSDWKKEQS; from the exons GATACTCTGGCGTTGCGATCTACACTCGCACTGCCACGTGCTGTCCAAtccgcgccgaggagggtATCACAGGCATTCTCACACCTCCCAACTCATCCACCAGCTTCCGCGACCTGCCTGAGGCCCAGCAGATCGGCGGCTACCCACGACCGGGCCAGCTGCCAggcgaggtggacgaggcgacGCTCGACTCCGAGGGACGCTGCGTTATCCTTGAGTTCCCAGCCTTTGTCCTGATCGGCACCTACAGCCCCGCAACGCGTGATTCGTCGCGTGACTCGTTCCGGTTAGGGTATCTCAACGCCCTTGACGCGCGAGTGCGGAACCTCGTGGCGGCAGGGAAGCAAGTCATTCTGACGGGGGACCTGAATGTGACTCGTAACGAAATTGATACGTGTAATGTCAGGGAGGCGCTGCGCAAGGAGGGCATGTCGGTGGAGGAGTGGATGGAGTCCCCGAGTCGACGATTGTTCAACCATCTGGTCTTTGACGGGCAGGTTGCCGGCCACAGGGACGAAGGAAGAGAAACGCCAGTGCTATATGACTTGACGCGGGTCTTTCATCCCACACGACAGGACATGTTTACCTGCTGGGACACGAAAAGAAACATGCGGCCGGCCAACAACGGTAGTCGAATCGACTACATCCTCTGTTCCGCCGGTATCAAGGACTGGTTCACGGACTCCAACATTCAGGAGGGCTTGATGGGATCGGATCACTGTCCCGTATACGCAATCCTTGGCGACACGGTTAAAGCCAACGATAAAGATGCATCTGTGCTGGACCTCCTGAACCCCAACGGCATGTTTTGGGACGGCAAGCGGCTCAGAGAGTGGTCGGCCAAAGACCTGCTCCCCTTGTCAGCCAAGCTCATCCCTGAGTTCGATCGCAGGCGGAACATCCGCGATATGTTCATGAAAAAGCCCGTCGCAAAACCCTCACCAAGCCAGACTTCGAGTGCTATTAAGTCGCAGAGTATCATGTCCAACGAGCCGCCCACGCTTCAAGAACAAGATGAGCCAGAGCCCTCCCAACAGGATACTCCAGAACCATCAGCTTCCCAAGCATCCGTCCAGTCCAACCCTGGCATTCCGTCACTCGTCCTTATGAATGCAAAACCAGCGTCTTCGCAACCGAATTCTCCCGTAAAACGGCCACTAGaaacggcggcgccaacgagACGTCTCGCAAAAAAGACAAAAACCAACGAAGCCGATTCTTCCAAGCAGAGCACCCTCACAGGCTTCTTTAAACCCAAGCAACCGTCCTCAAAACCGACTCCCGCTAAGCCCGACGCGACGGAGGCAATTCAGTCATCGCCCATGAATAATAAAAGCGGTGTTGTAGCTGCAGCGTCAAACGCCCTGGCACCACCGGCCCCTTCcccttcgccctcggcgtcgacgtcctcttccgccgccgccacggtATCTGCGCTCGACGCCTTAGAAAGGGTGTTTGACCCcatcgaggccaaggagtcTTGGTCCAAGTTTAACCTGGGGAAGAGGGTCGTGCCTAGGTGCGAGCATGGAGAGCCCTGCATCATCCTTCAAACCAAAAAGCCGGGCGTCAATTGTG GCAGGTCGTTCTATATTTGCGCCCGTCCCCTCGGAAGGTCgggagaaaaagagaaggggaCGGAGTGGAGGTGCGGAACCTTCATCTGGAGCAGCGACTGGAAGAAAGAGCAGTCTTAG